The following coding sequences lie in one Streptomyces albofaciens JCM 4342 genomic window:
- a CDS encoding alpha/beta hydrolase: MATRPRARRLHRALIAALVTASVAVPVSGAARPAAVPAPEPAALAPLTAATPAALAERYAAGRDGILAAERAAAHHGDRARAATLRALAAPSRQFLSFDGRDGGRTAEVVGDLARAERIAVLVPGSDTNLDTYERFRSEAVALQRELGGRSAVVAWLGHATPSLTSPDILTPALAEASAPQLVRFLDELRDAKPAARVSLLCHSYGSVTCARAAAGLPVADIVLYGSPGTGADTVRDLHTKATVWAGRSTGDWVAHVPHIRLHLPFATLGFGTDPVSGAFGARLFDAGSGGHGDYLKPGSVPLRNIARIVAGEYAAVSDGA; this comes from the coding sequence ATGGCGACCCGCCCACGCGCCCGCCGCCTGCACCGCGCCCTGATCGCCGCGCTCGTCACCGCCTCGGTGGCGGTACCGGTGTCCGGCGCGGCCCGCCCAGCGGCCGTACCGGCACCCGAACCCGCCGCCCTCGCGCCGCTCACCGCCGCGACCCCCGCCGCCCTCGCCGAGCGCTACGCCGCCGGCCGCGACGGCATCCTGGCGGCCGAGCGGGCGGCGGCGCACCACGGCGACCGGGCGCGTGCCGCCACGCTGCGCGCGTTGGCGGCGCCGTCGCGGCAGTTCCTCTCCTTCGACGGCCGGGACGGCGGCCGGACCGCCGAAGTCGTCGGCGACCTGGCGCGGGCCGAGCGCATCGCCGTCCTCGTGCCGGGCTCGGACACCAACCTCGACACGTACGAGCGCTTCCGCTCCGAAGCCGTGGCGCTGCAACGGGAACTGGGCGGCCGGTCGGCCGTCGTCGCCTGGCTCGGCCACGCGACGCCGAGCCTGACGAGCCCGGACATCCTGACCCCGGCGCTCGCCGAGGCATCGGCCCCACAACTGGTGCGCTTCCTGGACGAGTTGAGGGACGCCAAGCCTGCCGCCCGCGTCTCGCTGCTCTGCCACTCGTACGGTTCGGTCACCTGCGCCCGTGCCGCCGCGGGCCTCCCGGTCGCCGACATCGTCCTGTACGGCAGCCCCGGCACCGGTGCCGACACCGTCCGCGACCTGCACACGAAGGCCACCGTGTGGGCGGGCCGGAGCACCGGGGACTGGGTCGCCCACGTGCCGCACATACGGCTCCACCTTCCGTTCGCGACCCTCGGGTTCGGGACGGACCCGGTATCGGGCGCGTTCGGCGCCCGGCTCTTCGACGCCGGTTCCGGTGGACACGGCGACTATCTGAAGCCCGGCTCGGTGCCGCTGCGCAACATCGCGCGCATTGTGGCGGGGGAGTACGCGGCGGTGAGCGACGGTGCGTAG
- a CDS encoding acyltransferase family protein — MRSASALRRVGLRRLARRIDTATPPGRDRAVDALRAAAILGVVLGHWLVTALVADSGTVRGASPLQHLPQLAPVSWLFQTLAVFFLVGGHVAARSHAAARARGVSYGRWLGTRIARFYRPVVALLALWAVVAGALLASGTDLATVRTLLKLVWSPLWFLLVLTALTAATPLVAKVHPLWPLAVVLHIDVIRFGLGGPDALGWVNVAAGWLVPYCLGALWARKGLRGRTTGWALLAGGAAATALLVEYAGYPASMVGVPGAAVSNLDPPTLAAVTFGLAQCGAALLLRDPLRRLLTRPAAWAAVALLNLSAMTVFLWHQTALMAVTATGLLAGHPLPGLHTAPDGAVWVAARIAWLPVFAVALLICWAAFRTHEAYETHERRKPSGTTSVHEGRPARKETVHGA, encoded by the coding sequence GTGCGTAGTGCCTCGGCCCTCCGGCGGGTCGGCCTGCGGCGCCTCGCCCGGCGGATCGACACCGCCACACCGCCCGGCCGGGACCGCGCCGTCGACGCGCTCCGGGCCGCCGCCATCCTCGGCGTCGTGCTCGGGCACTGGCTGGTGACCGCGCTGGTCGCCGACAGCGGAACCGTACGCGGTGCCAGTCCGCTCCAGCACCTGCCCCAACTCGCGCCGGTCTCCTGGCTGTTCCAGACCCTGGCGGTGTTCTTCCTCGTCGGCGGGCACGTGGCGGCGCGGAGTCACGCGGCGGCCCGCGCCCGGGGCGTTTCGTACGGGCGGTGGCTCGGCACCCGTATCGCCCGGTTCTACCGGCCCGTCGTCGCCCTGCTCGCGCTGTGGGCCGTGGTGGCGGGCGCGCTGCTGGCCTCGGGGACGGACCTGGCGACCGTACGGACCCTGCTCAAGCTGGTCTGGTCGCCACTGTGGTTCCTGCTCGTCCTCACGGCGCTCACGGCGGCCACTCCGCTGGTCGCGAAGGTGCACCCGCTGTGGCCACTGGCGGTCGTCCTGCACATCGACGTCATACGGTTCGGGCTCGGCGGGCCGGACGCGCTCGGCTGGGTCAATGTGGCGGCGGGCTGGCTGGTCCCGTACTGCCTGGGCGCGCTGTGGGCGCGGAAAGGGCTTCGGGGCCGTACGACCGGCTGGGCGCTGCTGGCCGGGGGAGCGGCCGCCACCGCGCTCCTCGTCGAGTACGCCGGATACCCGGCCTCGATGGTCGGCGTACCGGGCGCCGCGGTCTCGAACCTCGACCCACCGACCCTGGCCGCCGTCACGTTCGGCCTCGCCCAGTGCGGAGCGGCCCTGCTGCTGCGCGACCCGCTGCGGCGGCTCCTCACGCGGCCCGCGGCCTGGGCGGCGGTCGCGCTGCTCAACCTCTCCGCGATGACCGTCTTCCTCTGGCACCAGACCGCCCTGATGGCGGTCACCGCGACCGGCCTGCTCGCGGGCCACCCGCTGCCCGGCCTGCACACCGCGCCCGACGGCGCCGTCTGGGTGGCGGCCCGGATCGCCTGGCTGCCGGTGTTCGCGGTGGCGCTTCTGATCTGCTGGGCGGCCTTCCGCACACACGAGGCGTACGAGACGCACGAGCGACGGAAGCCGTCCGGAACGACGTCGGTACACGAAGGGCGGCCCGCCCGGAAGGAGACGGTGCACGGTGCATAA
- a CDS encoding sensor histidine kinase, protein MGENGASARTWARKRLVTAVKGLPRALREDLVAGAVGPPPGERPGWLIWQPVIVLLLALGAPFLCALSVNDLLYQGMDGFGQRSALLLGVVQGLALIVAAFRPVVAWWIVTAAMVVVVVGVEYGAARHGLHPWPGAGPAAIREFPVDRGGLYPWTAAGLAAQAVVLLLLALRLRFRAAAGALGVTLLAGLVCGVAAVRLGAPLRASSIGLVVAVLVAATIVGAALRGRQVARTELVAQEGMTTEERARRTLLEERNRIARELHDVVAHHMSVISIQAQVAPYLAENPSDALKENLAGIRANAVEALTELRRVLGVLRSEEAPAYGTPEYAGDGTAPHAPQPTLDRLDELVGNVRAAGVTVTTDVTGTRRPLSPGVELSAFRIVQEALSNAMRHAPGARVAVAVAYRPAALTLRVTNTAPDRPVTASPGAGHGLLGMRERTAMLGGELATGPTPDGGYEVTAVLPTGTPTGAPAEAPDPSPTPAPIPTPTPSPHPPADPTEDATP, encoded by the coding sequence GTGGGGGAGAACGGGGCGAGCGCCCGTACGTGGGCGAGGAAGCGGCTGGTCACAGCCGTGAAGGGGCTGCCGCGCGCGCTACGCGAGGACCTGGTGGCGGGGGCGGTGGGGCCGCCGCCGGGGGAGCGGCCGGGGTGGTTGATCTGGCAGCCGGTGATCGTGCTGCTGTTGGCGTTGGGTGCGCCGTTCCTCTGTGCGTTGAGCGTCAACGACCTCCTCTATCAAGGGATGGACGGGTTCGGCCAGCGGTCGGCGTTGCTGCTCGGTGTCGTGCAGGGGCTGGCGCTCATCGTGGCGGCGTTTCGGCCGGTGGTGGCCTGGTGGATAGTGACGGCGGCGATGGTGGTCGTCGTGGTGGGCGTGGAATACGGGGCCGCGCGGCACGGGTTGCACCCGTGGCCGGGCGCAGGCCCCGCGGCGATCAGGGAGTTCCCTGTCGACCGGGGCGGGCTCTACCCCTGGACGGCTGCGGGGCTTGCCGCTCAGGCCGTCGTGCTCCTGCTGCTGGCGCTGCGGCTGCGCTTCCGCGCGGCGGCCGGGGCGTTGGGGGTCACCCTTCTCGCCGGCCTGGTGTGCGGGGTCGCAGCGGTACGGCTCGGCGCTCCGCTCCGGGCTTCCTCCATCGGTCTCGTCGTGGCCGTCCTCGTCGCCGCCACCATCGTCGGCGCCGCCCTCCGCGGCCGCCAGGTGGCCCGTACCGAACTGGTCGCCCAGGAAGGGATGACCACGGAGGAACGGGCCCGCCGCACACTCCTGGAGGAGCGCAACCGGATCGCCCGCGAACTGCACGACGTGGTCGCCCACCACATGTCGGTGATCTCCATCCAGGCGCAGGTCGCCCCGTACCTGGCCGAGAACCCGTCCGACGCGCTGAAGGAGAACCTCGCGGGCATCCGCGCCAACGCAGTGGAAGCGCTGACCGAACTGCGCCGTGTGCTGGGCGTGCTGCGGTCGGAGGAGGCCCCCGCGTACGGTACTCCCGAGTACGCAGGGGACGGCACCGCGCCGCACGCCCCGCAGCCCACGCTCGACCGGCTGGACGAACTGGTCGGCAACGTCCGCGCCGCCGGGGTGACGGTCACCACCGACGTCACCGGAACGCGGCGCCCGCTGTCGCCGGGCGTCGAACTGTCCGCGTTCCGCATCGTGCAGGAAGCGCTCAGCAACGCCATGCGGCACGCGCCGGGCGCGCGCGTCGCGGTGGCGGTCGCGTACCGCCCGGCCGCCCTCACCCTCCGCGTCACCAACACCGCGCCGGACCGGCCCGTCACCGCCTCCCCGGGCGCCGGCCACGGGCTGCTCGGGATGCGCGAACGCACCGCCATGCTGGGCGGCGAACTGGCCACCGGCCCGACGCCCGACGGCGGCTACGAAGTGACCGCGGTCCTGCCCACCGGAACCCCCACCGGAGCCCCCGCCGAGGCACCCGATCCGTCCCCCACTCCGGCTCCCATTCCGACCCCCACGCCATCTCCCCACCCGCCCGCCGACCCCACCGAGGACGCCACCCCATGA